A window from Engraulis encrasicolus isolate BLACKSEA-1 chromosome 13, IST_EnEncr_1.0, whole genome shotgun sequence encodes these proteins:
- the LOC134461589 gene encoding glutamate-rich protein 6-like isoform X2: MSEPSADPGGSELSATLPSTQERRQSSPDTEMSNEEISKTEPSSETSAEMENTLTRTVSLDQNTIGLFDSPEIMEVQTVDGRVITVASAVTQTDWDWEQSERQQKDDSSAHIVIEELSETPPVEDIIPSVRESATPSPDTKGNVEDEKNQSNKQENKAYGIPYVGPPSLLAYRPESKQPPVRYKSPVDRQPGMRKEKESILCVYCQQPATSFVSRENLENLEHMEATPEQLFCCDKAQSVRMLILQEERALAGVEVDKKIDVGPHPPFMSKQQKRAAKERAEQRLREFEAQRAQTTGHQNRLLPCGQQIKTISYRLSNGDWTIHEEPDFHRVDTLPVDYFSVRGEAPVTHTRKEVLLRLYPDGGPFLTIFPDGTGNVFYPSGCIAVTISTVGAGDFTYTVLEDNPCQPSIQAIFTSKGHSTCYHPNGLIWVNLNQLEGLHCSENGALKQHWSWHDLEPDIHPLPFQPLYLSLNPFISLRILTQERIYLTFSHGTCRVRFNVGAKLKLMYPEGVDLPVPDTLQKHLQIKCLEIYSLLDRIQTHIDYQHMPSHQNIKPLYGLIAQMDRLRRQVDRHSSPKKLQTPIPPKEA; this comes from the exons ATGAGCGAGCCTTCTGCGGATCCGGGAGGGAGTGAGCTCTCCGCCACTCTGCCCTCGACACAGGAGAGGCGTCAAAGTTCACCAGATACGGAGATGTCAAATGAGGAGATTTCAAAAACGGAGCCTTCATCTGAAACATCAG CtgaaatggaaaatacattaacaagaACAGTTTCTCTGGATCAAAACACAATTGG CCTCTTTGACTCACCAGAGATAATGGAGGTGCAGACAGTGGATGGCAGAGTCATCACCGTAGCCAGTGCTGTGACTCAAACGGATTGGGATTGGGAGCAGTCAGAAAGACAACAGAAAGACGACTCCTCAG CACATATAGTCATTGAGGAGTTATCTGAAACACCACCAGTTGAGGACATCATCCCATCTGTCCGGGAATCAGCAACCCCTAGTCCAGATACCAAAGGG AATGTTGAAGATGAGAAAAATCAATCAAACAAGCAAGAGAATAAGGCGTATGGAATACCTTATgtagggcccccctctctccttgcttATAGACCAGAGTCAAAACAACCTCCAGTTCGTTATAAG AGCCCTGTCGACAGGCAGCCTGGGATgcgtaaagagaaagagagcatccTGTGTGTCTACTGCCAGCAGCCAGCCACGTCCTTCGTCAGCAGAGAGAATCTGGAGAACTTGGAGCACATGGAGGCCACTCCAGAACAG CTCTTCTGCTGCGATAAAGCCCAGTCGGTGAGAATGCTCATACTCCAGGAGGAGAGGGCTCTGGCTGGCGTTGAAGTGGATAAGAAAATTGATGTTGGCCCTCATCCACCATTCATGAGCAAACAGCAGAAACGGGCCGCTAAGgagcgagcagagcagag GTTAAGAGAATTCGAGGCTCAAAGGGCGCAGACTACAGGCCATCAGAATCGCCTTTTACCTT GTGGCCAGCAGATCAAAACCATATCCTACAGACTGTCAAACGGCGACTGGACCATCCACGAGGAGCCTGACTTTCACCGCGTAGATACACTTCCTGTTGACTATTTCAGTGTGCGCGGAGAAGCTcctgtgacacacaca CGGAAGGAAGTGCTGCTAAGGCTTTATCCAGACGGCGGGCCTTTCCTCACCATATTTCCAGACGGGACAGGCAATGTTTT TTACCCCTCAGGCTGTATCGCTGTCACCATTTCCACTGTGGGCGCAGGTGATTTCACATACACGGTCCTAGAGGACAACCCCTGCCAGCCCAGTATACAGGCCATCTTCACATCCAAAGGCCATTCAACTTGCTATCATCCCAATGGACTCATATG GGTGAACCTAAACCAGCTGGAGGGGCTCCACTGCAGCGAGAACGGCGCTCTGAAGCAACATTGGAGCTGGCATGACCTTGAGCCAGACATTCATCCGCTGCCGTTtcagcctctctatctctccctcaatCCCTTTATCAGCCTCCGCATACTAACACAGGAGCGCATATACCTCACCTTTAGCCACGGCACATGCCGCGTGCGCTTTAATGTGGGTGCAAAACTCAAG CTTATGTACCCTGAAGGCGTAGACCTGCCAGTACCAGACACCTTGCAGAAGCATCTCCAAATTAAATGTCTGGAGATTTACTCTCTCCTGGACAGAATCCAGACACACATCGACTATCAGCACATGCCCAGTCACCAGAACATAAAGCCTCTCTATGGACTCATCGCCCAAATGGACAGACTAAGGAGACAGGTGGACCGGCACTCTTCACCAAAGAAGCTGCAAACACCAATTCCACCCAAAGAAGCATAA
- the LOC134461589 gene encoding glutamate-rich protein 6-like isoform X1, protein MSEPSADPGGSELSATLPSTQERRQSSPDTEMSNEEISKTEPSSETSAEMENTLTRTVSLDQNTIGLFDSPEIMEVQTVDGRVITVASAVTQTDWDWEQSERQQKDDSSAHIVIEELSETPPVEDIIPSVRESATPSPDTKGQNVEDEKNQSNKQENKAYGIPYVGPPSLLAYRPESKQPPVRYKSPVDRQPGMRKEKESILCVYCQQPATSFVSRENLENLEHMEATPEQLFCCDKAQSVRMLILQEERALAGVEVDKKIDVGPHPPFMSKQQKRAAKERAEQRLREFEAQRAQTTGHQNRLLPCGQQIKTISYRLSNGDWTIHEEPDFHRVDTLPVDYFSVRGEAPVTHTRKEVLLRLYPDGGPFLTIFPDGTGNVFYPSGCIAVTISTVGAGDFTYTVLEDNPCQPSIQAIFTSKGHSTCYHPNGLIWVNLNQLEGLHCSENGALKQHWSWHDLEPDIHPLPFQPLYLSLNPFISLRILTQERIYLTFSHGTCRVRFNVGAKLKLMYPEGVDLPVPDTLQKHLQIKCLEIYSLLDRIQTHIDYQHMPSHQNIKPLYGLIAQMDRLRRQVDRHSSPKKLQTPIPPKEA, encoded by the exons ATGAGCGAGCCTTCTGCGGATCCGGGAGGGAGTGAGCTCTCCGCCACTCTGCCCTCGACACAGGAGAGGCGTCAAAGTTCACCAGATACGGAGATGTCAAATGAGGAGATTTCAAAAACGGAGCCTTCATCTGAAACATCAG CtgaaatggaaaatacattaacaagaACAGTTTCTCTGGATCAAAACACAATTGG CCTCTTTGACTCACCAGAGATAATGGAGGTGCAGACAGTGGATGGCAGAGTCATCACCGTAGCCAGTGCTGTGACTCAAACGGATTGGGATTGGGAGCAGTCAGAAAGACAACAGAAAGACGACTCCTCAG CACATATAGTCATTGAGGAGTTATCTGAAACACCACCAGTTGAGGACATCATCCCATCTGTCCGGGAATCAGCAACCCCTAGTCCAGATACCAAAGGG CAGAATGTTGAAGATGAGAAAAATCAATCAAACAAGCAAGAGAATAAGGCGTATGGAATACCTTATgtagggcccccctctctccttgcttATAGACCAGAGTCAAAACAACCTCCAGTTCGTTATAAG AGCCCTGTCGACAGGCAGCCTGGGATgcgtaaagagaaagagagcatccTGTGTGTCTACTGCCAGCAGCCAGCCACGTCCTTCGTCAGCAGAGAGAATCTGGAGAACTTGGAGCACATGGAGGCCACTCCAGAACAG CTCTTCTGCTGCGATAAAGCCCAGTCGGTGAGAATGCTCATACTCCAGGAGGAGAGGGCTCTGGCTGGCGTTGAAGTGGATAAGAAAATTGATGTTGGCCCTCATCCACCATTCATGAGCAAACAGCAGAAACGGGCCGCTAAGgagcgagcagagcagag GTTAAGAGAATTCGAGGCTCAAAGGGCGCAGACTACAGGCCATCAGAATCGCCTTTTACCTT GTGGCCAGCAGATCAAAACCATATCCTACAGACTGTCAAACGGCGACTGGACCATCCACGAGGAGCCTGACTTTCACCGCGTAGATACACTTCCTGTTGACTATTTCAGTGTGCGCGGAGAAGCTcctgtgacacacaca CGGAAGGAAGTGCTGCTAAGGCTTTATCCAGACGGCGGGCCTTTCCTCACCATATTTCCAGACGGGACAGGCAATGTTTT TTACCCCTCAGGCTGTATCGCTGTCACCATTTCCACTGTGGGCGCAGGTGATTTCACATACACGGTCCTAGAGGACAACCCCTGCCAGCCCAGTATACAGGCCATCTTCACATCCAAAGGCCATTCAACTTGCTATCATCCCAATGGACTCATATG GGTGAACCTAAACCAGCTGGAGGGGCTCCACTGCAGCGAGAACGGCGCTCTGAAGCAACATTGGAGCTGGCATGACCTTGAGCCAGACATTCATCCGCTGCCGTTtcagcctctctatctctccctcaatCCCTTTATCAGCCTCCGCATACTAACACAGGAGCGCATATACCTCACCTTTAGCCACGGCACATGCCGCGTGCGCTTTAATGTGGGTGCAAAACTCAAG CTTATGTACCCTGAAGGCGTAGACCTGCCAGTACCAGACACCTTGCAGAAGCATCTCCAAATTAAATGTCTGGAGATTTACTCTCTCCTGGACAGAATCCAGACACACATCGACTATCAGCACATGCCCAGTCACCAGAACATAAAGCCTCTCTATGGACTCATCGCCCAAATGGACAGACTAAGGAGACAGGTGGACCGGCACTCTTCACCAAAGAAGCTGCAAACACCAATTCCACCCAAAGAAGCATAA